One region of Mycobacteriales bacterium genomic DNA includes:
- a CDS encoding replication-associated recombination protein A yields the protein MAGDLFAEAAEQAAQASAPLAARMRPRALDEVVGQAHLLVPGAPLRQLIEGGSGTSVLLWGPPGSGKTTIARLLAAGRLFVELSAVTAGVKDVRAAIDAAKERLTYHGERTVLFVDEVHRFSKSQQDALLPGVEAGLVTFVGATTENPFFSVISPLLSRSLLLTLEPLDDDAIRDLIERARSDERGLGGDLGLPEESVQHLLRLSAGDARRALNALDAAAGAARSLGRDTIDLEILEQAVDRAAVRYDREGDQHYDVISAFIKSLRGSDVDAALHYLARMLEAGEDPRFLARRLVIFASEDVGLADPAGLGVAVAAAHALELVGLPEARLNLAQATIYLALAPKSNAVITAIGAATDDVRDGLAGSVPTALRDAHYPGAKRLRHGQGYRYPHDFPGGVVEAQYAPDEVADRDYYRPSDRGAERAAAQRLADLRATVRGARSGAANRAAPPEDGER from the coding sequence GTGGCCGGTGACCTGTTCGCGGAGGCGGCCGAGCAGGCCGCGCAGGCGTCGGCACCGCTTGCCGCCCGGATGCGACCGCGCGCGCTCGACGAGGTGGTCGGGCAGGCACACCTGCTGGTGCCGGGCGCGCCGCTGCGACAGCTGATCGAGGGCGGCAGCGGCACCAGCGTGCTGCTGTGGGGTCCGCCCGGCAGCGGCAAGACCACGATCGCACGGCTGCTCGCAGCCGGTCGCCTGTTCGTGGAGCTGTCGGCCGTCACCGCCGGGGTGAAGGACGTCCGCGCCGCGATCGACGCGGCCAAGGAGCGGCTGACCTACCACGGCGAGCGCACCGTCCTCTTCGTCGATGAGGTCCACCGGTTCTCCAAGTCCCAGCAGGACGCCTTGCTGCCCGGCGTCGAAGCCGGCCTGGTGACCTTTGTCGGCGCAACCACGGAGAACCCGTTCTTCTCGGTCATCTCGCCGCTGCTGTCGCGGTCGCTGCTGCTCACCCTGGAGCCGCTCGACGACGACGCGATTCGCGACCTGATCGAGCGCGCCCGCAGCGACGAGCGTGGCCTGGGCGGTGACCTCGGCTTGCCCGAGGAGAGCGTCCAGCACCTGCTGCGGCTGTCCGCCGGCGACGCCCGGCGGGCACTGAACGCCCTCGACGCGGCGGCCGGAGCGGCTCGGTCGCTCGGTCGCGACACGATCGATCTCGAGATCCTGGAGCAGGCGGTCGACCGGGCCGCCGTTCGCTACGACCGCGAGGGCGATCAGCACTACGACGTGATCAGCGCGTTCATCAAGAGCCTGCGCGGCAGCGACGTGGACGCCGCGCTGCACTACCTGGCCCGGATGCTCGAAGCCGGCGAGGACCCCCGGTTTCTCGCCCGGCGGCTGGTCATCTTTGCCAGCGAGGACGTCGGCCTGGCCGACCCCGCCGGGCTCGGCGTCGCCGTTGCCGCGGCGCACGCGCTCGAGCTCGTGGGGCTGCCCGAGGCCAGGCTGAACCTCGCGCAGGCCACGATCTACCTCGCGCTCGCCCCGAAGAGCAACGCCGTCATCACCGCCATCGGCGCCGCGACCGACGACGTGCGGGACGGCCTCGCCGGCAGCGTGCCGACGGCGCTGCGGGACGCCCACTACCCGGGGGCAAAGCGTTTACGCCACGGGCAGGGCTACCGATACCCTCATGACTTCCCGGGCGGCGTCGTCGAAGCGCAGTACGCGCCCGACGAGGTGGCCGACCGGGACTACTACCGCCCTTCGGACCGGGGCGCCGAGCGGGCCGCCGCCCAGCGGCTCGCCGACCTGCGCGCAACGGTGCGCGGGGCACGATCGGGCGCTGCGAACCGCGCAGCGCCACCGGAGGACGGGGAGCGCTAG
- a CDS encoding DUF948 domain-containing protein: MIVADGGLTGGQIAGLIVAVFWAVLVCFLGYVLVKLGKVIGETAKLVNGVADQTVPLIGEVTTSVVQVNTELARVDTIAANVEDISSNAKAMTSLFAATVGSPVIKVAAFSYGVRRAIRQRQEEDIRKRVKSELKAQRSMRRATKKASR, from the coding sequence ATGATCGTTGCCGACGGCGGGCTTACCGGCGGGCAGATCGCGGGGCTGATCGTCGCCGTGTTCTGGGCGGTTCTGGTCTGCTTCCTGGGCTACGTACTGGTCAAGCTCGGCAAGGTGATCGGGGAAACCGCGAAGCTGGTCAACGGGGTCGCGGACCAAACCGTTCCGTTGATCGGCGAGGTCACGACCTCGGTGGTCCAGGTGAACACCGAGCTGGCCCGGGTCGACACCATCGCGGCCAACGTCGAGGACATCTCCAGCAACGCCAAGGCGATGACCTCGCTGTTCGCCGCAACCGTCGGCTCCCCGGTCATCAAGGTGGCCGCCTTCTCCTACGGCGTTCGCCGGGCGATCCGGCAACGGCAGGAGGAGGACATTCGCAAGCGGGTCAAGTCGGAGCTCAAGGCCCAGCGCTCGATGCGTCGGGCGACGAAGAAGGCATCCCGATGA
- the alaS gene encoding alanine--tRNA ligase: protein MKSVDIAARFVRYFEQRGHTVVPSASLVVADPTLLLVNAGMVPFKPYFLGEQPAPYQRATSVQKCVRTGDIDIVGTNSRNISFFQMAGNFSFGDYFKEGAIPYAWELLTSSEADGGYGFDPERLWATVYLDDDEAYDIWTRTVGLPAERVQRRGREDNYWSMGVPGPCGPCSEIYFDRGPDYGRDGGPVADEERFLEVWNLVFMQYERGEGDGYDYVDHLIGDLPARNIDTGMGVDRMAALLQGVDNVFETDLLRPMLDRAVALSGVPYGRDHESDVRLRVVADHTRTATMLIADGVTPGNEGRGYVLRRMIRRTVRTLRLLGVEDPSMGGLVALACAVMSPSFPALADDAARIEGVAAQEEESFLSTLRTGSVLFDRLSGELRDEGTTTVPGDQAFLLHDTYGFPIDLTLEMAREQGLQVDEDGFRRLMEEQRRRAKLDTAQRKSAQADVSVYRDLLEHSGQTTFTGYSQVESEGSTRGILVDGGAVESAGEGTDVEITLDRTPFYAESGGQLADHGQLVLSDGSVVEIYDAQRPVPDLIVHRGRVLTGQVTLGAELVATVDVERRKALSRAHTATHLVHEAIRRALGEQATQAGSLNDAGRFRFDFNSPASVPDSVLADVEAEVNDVLLADLAVRAFVTTQDEARRIGALALFGEKYGDAVRVVEVGDYARELCGGTHAMRSAQLGMVKLLGESSIGAGKRRIEGLVGADAYGHLAREHLLVSQLSGVLAASPDELVDRVQAILARVRELEREFERMRGAAVLAGAAELAAAASDENGIAVVAHRASDGADADDLRKLAVDVRGRLDPGRPAVVVTGAITNERPLVVVAVNDAGRERGLRAGQLVRDASVALGGGGGGRDDLAQGGGTNPGALDGVLHDLPGIIGRYAGDGA from the coding sequence ATGAAGTCGGTCGACATCGCCGCACGGTTCGTGCGGTACTTCGAGCAACGCGGGCACACGGTCGTGCCGTCGGCGTCGCTCGTCGTCGCTGACCCGACACTGCTGCTCGTCAACGCGGGCATGGTGCCGTTCAAGCCGTACTTCCTCGGCGAGCAGCCGGCGCCTTATCAGCGCGCCACGAGCGTGCAGAAGTGCGTGCGGACCGGTGACATCGACATCGTCGGTACGAACAGCCGCAACATCTCGTTCTTCCAGATGGCCGGCAACTTCTCCTTCGGCGACTACTTCAAGGAAGGCGCGATCCCCTACGCCTGGGAGCTGCTCACCAGCTCCGAGGCCGACGGCGGATACGGTTTCGACCCCGAGCGGCTGTGGGCGACCGTGTATCTCGACGACGACGAGGCCTACGACATCTGGACCCGCACGGTCGGCCTGCCCGCGGAACGAGTCCAGCGCCGCGGCCGCGAGGACAACTACTGGTCGATGGGCGTGCCAGGGCCGTGCGGCCCGTGTTCGGAGATCTACTTCGACCGCGGCCCCGACTACGGCCGCGACGGCGGACCGGTCGCCGATGAGGAGCGCTTCCTCGAGGTGTGGAATCTCGTGTTCATGCAGTACGAGCGTGGTGAGGGCGACGGCTACGACTACGTCGACCACCTGATCGGCGACCTGCCGGCGCGCAACATCGACACCGGCATGGGCGTCGACCGGATGGCTGCGCTCCTGCAAGGCGTCGACAACGTCTTCGAGACCGACCTGCTGAGGCCGATGCTCGACCGCGCCGTCGCCCTCAGCGGTGTGCCGTACGGCCGCGATCACGAGTCCGATGTGCGGCTGCGCGTGGTTGCCGACCACACCCGCACGGCGACGATGCTGATCGCCGACGGCGTCACGCCCGGTAACGAAGGCCGCGGCTACGTCCTTCGCCGCATGATCCGGCGTACCGTCCGTACCCTTCGCCTGCTCGGGGTCGAAGACCCGAGCATGGGTGGCCTGGTCGCACTCGCCTGTGCAGTCATGAGCCCGTCGTTCCCGGCGCTGGCCGATGACGCCGCGCGGATCGAGGGCGTGGCCGCGCAGGAGGAGGAGTCGTTCCTGTCCACGTTGCGCACCGGGTCGGTGCTGTTCGACCGGCTCTCCGGCGAGCTGCGCGACGAGGGCACGACCACGGTTCCCGGCGACCAGGCATTCCTGCTCCATGACACCTACGGGTTCCCGATCGACCTGACCTTGGAGATGGCCCGCGAGCAGGGCCTCCAGGTCGACGAGGACGGCTTCCGCCGGCTGATGGAGGAGCAGCGGCGGCGGGCCAAGCTCGACACCGCGCAGCGCAAGAGCGCGCAGGCCGACGTGTCCGTCTACCGGGACCTGCTCGAGCACTCCGGGCAGACCACGTTCACCGGCTACTCACAGGTCGAGTCGGAGGGCAGCACGCGGGGCATCCTGGTCGACGGCGGCGCGGTCGAGTCGGCCGGCGAAGGCACCGATGTCGAGATCACGCTCGACCGCACCCCGTTCTACGCCGAGTCCGGCGGCCAGCTTGCGGATCACGGGCAGCTGGTTCTGAGCGACGGGTCGGTCGTCGAGATCTACGACGCCCAACGCCCGGTGCCCGACCTGATCGTCCACCGCGGCCGCGTGCTCACCGGCCAGGTCACCCTCGGTGCCGAGCTGGTCGCGACCGTCGACGTCGAGCGCCGCAAGGCGCTGTCGCGCGCCCACACCGCCACGCACCTCGTCCATGAGGCGATCCGGCGCGCGCTCGGCGAGCAGGCCACCCAGGCCGGCTCGCTCAACGACGCCGGTCGCTTCCGGTTCGACTTCAACTCGCCGGCCTCGGTGCCCGACAGCGTGCTGGCCGATGTCGAGGCCGAGGTCAACGACGTCCTCCTTGCCGACCTTGCGGTCCGCGCCTTCGTGACCACCCAGGACGAGGCGCGGCGGATCGGCGCGCTGGCATTGTTCGGAGAGAAGTACGGCGACGCCGTGCGCGTGGTCGAGGTCGGCGACTACGCGCGTGAGCTCTGCGGTGGCACGCATGCGATGCGTTCCGCGCAGCTGGGCATGGTGAAGCTGCTGGGCGAGTCCTCGATCGGTGCCGGCAAGCGCCGGATCGAGGGCTTGGTCGGAGCCGACGCCTACGGTCACCTCGCCCGCGAGCACCTGCTGGTCAGCCAGCTGTCCGGGGTGCTGGCGGCCAGTCCCGACGAGCTGGTCGACCGCGTGCAGGCGATCCTCGCCCGGGTACGCGAGCTGGAGCGGGAGTTCGAGCGGATGCGCGGCGCAGCGGTGCTCGCCGGGGCAGCCGAGCTCGCCGCCGCGGCCAGTGACGAGAACGGCATCGCGGTCGTCGCTCACCGGGCATCGGACGGTGCCGACGCCGATGACCTGCGCAAGCTGGCGGTCGACGTCCGCGGCCGGCTCGATCCGGGCCGGCCGGCGGTCGTCGTCACCGGCGCGATCACCAACGAACGGCCGCTGGTGGTCGTGGCGGTCAACGATGCCGGCCGCGAGCGCGGGCTGCGGGCCGGCCAGCTGGTCAGAGACGCGTCGGTAGCGCTCGGCGGGGGCGGCGGCGGGCGGGACGACCTGGCCCAAGGTGGCGGCACCAACCCCGGCGCGCTCGATGGCGTGCTGCACGACCTGCCGGGCATCATCGGCCGGTACGCCGGCGATGGCGCCTAG
- the ruvX gene encoding Holliday junction resolvase RuvX, whose amino-acid sequence MAPSAAEAIDEGVRAGVRIAVDAGAVRVGLAASDPGGLLATPVSVVRRDRRGERDLEEIAAVVAAREPLEVLVGLPRSLSGAEGAAAATARDYAAALARRLSPVPVRLVDERLTTVQATRGLQAAGVRAREARGVVDAAAAVVLLQYALDHERSTGNPPGEQVDVR is encoded by the coding sequence ATGGCGCCTAGCGCGGCCGAGGCGATCGACGAGGGGGTGCGCGCCGGAGTGCGGATCGCCGTAGACGCGGGAGCCGTCCGCGTCGGACTCGCCGCGTCCGATCCCGGTGGCCTGCTCGCGACCCCGGTCTCCGTCGTCCGGCGTGACCGGCGCGGCGAGCGGGACCTCGAGGAGATCGCGGCGGTCGTCGCTGCGCGCGAACCCTTGGAGGTCCTGGTCGGGCTGCCGCGGTCCCTGTCTGGTGCCGAAGGCGCGGCCGCTGCCACGGCTCGCGACTACGCGGCCGCGCTCGCGCGCAGGCTCAGCCCGGTGCCGGTCCGGCTGGTCGACGAGCGGCTCACGACCGTGCAGGCAACCCGGGGTCTGCAGGCGGCCGGCGTTCGCGCCCGGGAGGCCCGCGGTGTCGTTGACGCCGCGGCCGCCGTCGTACTCCTCCAGTACGCCCTCGACCACGAGCGCAGCACGGGCAACCCGCCCGGCGAGCAGGTGGACGTCCGGTGA
- the mltG gene encoding endolytic transglycosylase MltG — protein MSGLGFGMSDDQGRSGASRNRRGLALAVVLFLVIVVVAGLVLAGPMKSLFGGGNSDYPGDGTGNVLVEVHQGDSTSTIGERLAQAGVVRSASIFTSAAALNPRSRDIQPGTYRLHEHMKASLALALILNPKSLVSYRVTIPEGFTAAAIVARIAADTPISASALNAVLRNPAALHLPTYANGQVSGIPHVEGFLFPATYEIAPGETATQALSAMVTRFDQAAAQVGLAAGAKRLGLSPYAVLTLASIVQREGRLIQDYPKIAEVFINRLHDDMPLGSDATLYYVLGPNHGPLTAHDLAMKTPYNTRINRGLPPTPINSPGVSALDAVLHHPNGPLLYFVTIDKAGHTAFATTLQRFNQLVEQSRANGVS, from the coding sequence GTGAGCGGGTTGGGCTTCGGCATGTCGGACGACCAGGGCCGGTCGGGGGCATCGCGCAACCGGCGCGGGCTGGCGCTCGCCGTTGTCCTGTTCCTTGTGATCGTCGTGGTCGCGGGACTCGTCCTCGCCGGGCCGATGAAGAGCCTGTTCGGCGGCGGCAACAGCGACTACCCGGGGGACGGGACCGGCAACGTGCTGGTCGAGGTGCACCAGGGCGACAGCACCTCGACGATCGGGGAGCGGCTGGCGCAGGCCGGCGTCGTGCGAAGCGCGTCGATCTTCACCAGCGCCGCGGCGCTGAACCCGCGTTCGCGCGACATCCAGCCCGGCACCTACCGGTTGCACGAGCACATGAAGGCCTCGCTGGCACTGGCGCTGATCCTCAACCCGAAGTCGCTCGTCTCCTACCGCGTGACGATCCCGGAAGGCTTCACCGCGGCTGCGATCGTCGCGCGCATCGCCGCTGACACCCCCATCTCCGCCTCCGCACTGAACGCCGTGCTGCGCAACCCGGCTGCGTTGCACCTGCCGACGTATGCCAACGGCCAGGTCAGTGGAATCCCTCACGTCGAAGGTTTCCTGTTCCCGGCCACCTACGAGATCGCGCCCGGGGAGACGGCGACGCAGGCTCTTTCCGCGATGGTGACGCGGTTTGACCAGGCCGCTGCGCAGGTCGGCCTCGCGGCAGGCGCGAAGCGGCTCGGCCTGTCGCCGTACGCCGTGTTGACCCTCGCCTCGATCGTCCAGCGCGAAGGCCGGTTGATCCAGGACTACCCCAAGATCGCCGAGGTCTTCATCAACCGGTTGCACGACGACATGCCGCTCGGCTCCGACGCAACCTTGTACTACGTGCTCGGGCCGAACCACGGCCCGTTGACCGCGCACGACCTCGCGATGAAGACGCCGTACAACACACGCATCAACCGGGGTCTGCCACCCACGCCGATCAACTCACCCGGCGTCTCGGCACTGGACGCGGTGTTGCACCATCCCAACGGACCACTGCTCTACTTCGTGACGATCGACAAGGCAGGGCATACCGCGTTCGCGACCACCCTGCAGCGGTTCAACCAGCTGGTCGAACAGTCCCGAGCGAACGGCGTCTCGTGA
- a CDS encoding shikimate dehydrogenase, whose product MSRRGGAALGSPIAHSLSPVLHQAAYDALGLSEWSFRTVECTEDMLAATLRSLDEEGLAGVALTMPLKRRVVPLLAASDGRVQATAAANTVVFADGGWRGGNTDVPGIVAVLRSQGVDSASVARPVILGAGATAGSALAALAELGFTTSVVLARRPAATLEVVAVADRVGIAVEVGPWAAAAEVAGERLVISTTPAGATDPLAIGLPATRGLLVDVVYAPWPTAFAAAWADAGGRAVGGLELLVEQAVEQVRLLTGQAPPAEVLRTAGYAALREREIG is encoded by the coding sequence GTGAGCCGTCGCGGCGGCGCCGCGCTCGGGTCGCCGATCGCCCACTCATTGTCGCCGGTCCTGCACCAAGCGGCGTACGACGCACTCGGGCTCAGCGAGTGGTCGTTCCGGACCGTCGAGTGCACTGAGGACATGCTTGCGGCGACGCTGCGCTCGCTCGACGAGGAGGGACTCGCGGGCGTGGCGTTGACCATGCCGCTGAAACGAAGGGTGGTCCCACTGCTCGCCGCCAGTGACGGCAGGGTGCAAGCCACCGCGGCCGCGAACACGGTGGTCTTTGCCGACGGCGGCTGGCGGGGGGGCAACACCGATGTTCCGGGCATCGTCGCGGTGCTGCGCTCCCAGGGAGTCGACTCGGCGTCCGTTGCGCGGCCGGTGATCCTCGGAGCCGGGGCGACCGCCGGCTCGGCGCTCGCGGCGCTCGCAGAGCTCGGCTTCACGACGTCCGTTGTCCTCGCTCGGCGGCCGGCCGCCACGCTGGAGGTGGTGGCGGTGGCCGACCGGGTCGGGATCGCGGTCGAGGTCGGCCCCTGGGCGGCCGCCGCCGAGGTCGCGGGGGAGCGCCTGGTCATCTCCACGACGCCGGCGGGCGCCACCGACCCGCTCGCGATCGGCCTGCCCGCGACGCGCGGTCTGCTGGTCGATGTCGTCTACGCCCCATGGCCGACCGCCTTCGCGGCGGCATGGGCGGATGCCGGCGGCCGCGCCGTCGGCGGGCTCGAACTACTGGTCGAGCAGGCGGTCGAGCAGGTTCGCCTGCTGACCGGCCAGGCACCGCCGGCGGAGGTGCTCCGAACGGCGGGCTACGCCGCCCTCCGTGAGCGGGAGATCGGTTAG
- the gap gene encoding type I glyceraldehyde-3-phosphate dehydrogenase → MSIRVGINGFGRIGRNYYRALVASGRDIEVVAYNDIADNTTIAHLLKYDSVLGRLAQDVAVSDRGISVGGHEIIGLSERGGPGAMPWGELGVDIVIESTGLFTNAEQAREHVATSGAKKVIISAPATGADITLVLGVNDNLYDGSQTVISNASCTTNCLAPMAKVMNDTFGIECGLMTTVHAYTQDQNLQDGPHKDLRRARAAAINVVPASTGAAKAIGLVLPELAGKLDGYALRVPVPTGSATDLTVTVGRETTVAEVNAALAAAADGPLKGILRYTEDAIVSSDIVGDPASCILDSGLTKVVGSMVKIVGWYDNEWGYSNRLVDLTALVGERLAA, encoded by the coding sequence GTGTCCATTCGGGTCGGCATCAACGGGTTCGGCCGGATCGGCCGCAACTACTACCGGGCATTGGTCGCGAGCGGCCGCGACATCGAGGTGGTCGCCTACAACGACATCGCCGATAACACGACCATCGCCCACCTGCTGAAGTACGACAGCGTCCTCGGCCGGCTGGCGCAGGACGTCGCCGTCTCCGACCGCGGCATCTCGGTCGGCGGGCACGAGATCATCGGCCTGTCCGAGCGCGGGGGGCCGGGCGCGATGCCCTGGGGTGAGCTCGGCGTCGACATCGTCATCGAGTCGACCGGGCTGTTCACCAACGCCGAGCAGGCCCGCGAGCACGTCGCGACGAGCGGGGCGAAGAAGGTGATCATCTCGGCACCTGCGACCGGCGCCGACATCACGCTCGTCCTCGGGGTCAACGACAACCTGTACGACGGCAGCCAGACCGTGATCTCGAACGCGTCGTGCACCACCAACTGCCTCGCGCCGATGGCCAAGGTCATGAACGACACGTTCGGCATCGAGTGCGGCCTGATGACGACCGTCCATGCCTACACCCAGGACCAGAACCTGCAGGACGGGCCGCACAAGGACCTGAGGCGGGCGCGCGCGGCGGCCATCAACGTCGTACCTGCATCGACCGGCGCCGCGAAGGCGATCGGACTGGTGCTGCCCGAGCTGGCCGGAAAGCTCGACGGCTACGCGCTGCGGGTGCCGGTGCCGACCGGCTCGGCGACGGATCTCACGGTGACCGTGGGCCGCGAGACCACCGTCGCCGAGGTCAACGCGGCGCTGGCCGCCGCGGCCGACGGCCCGCTGAAGGGGATCCTGCGCTACACCGAGGACGCGATCGTCTCGAGCGACATCGTCGGCGACCCGGCGTCGTGCATCCTCGACTCGGGTTTGACCAAGGTCGTCGGCAGCATGGTGAAGATCGTCGGCTGGTACGACAACGAGTGGGGTTACTCGAACCGGCTGGTCGACCTCACGGCGCTGGTCGGGGAGCGGCTCGCTGCATGA